A single window of Archangium gephyra DNA harbors:
- a CDS encoding LuxR C-terminal-related transcriptional regulator, which produces MRPDGPPGPRYKRIAEQLGTSEKTIKVHRGRVVQKLGVDSVAERVRLMDGLGQD; this is translated from the coding sequence ATGCGGCCGGACGGGCCACCCGGGCCCAGGTACAAGCGGATCGCGGAGCAACTCGGCACCAGTGAGAAGACCATCAAGGTGCACCGCGGCCGTGTCGTTCAGAAGTTGGGAGTGGACTCGGTAGCGGAGCGGGTGCGGCTCATGGACGGGCTGGGCCAGGACTGA
- a CDS encoding sensor histidine kinase produces the protein MSWRTASILCFSLLLAPQVVAQEARPATKSVLLLLPEDMALPAMTALVSSLRASLWESWGGQVSVDIESLDLGWFSGPEYERALLAWYLVKYRERQPDALITFRSDTIHLTLELRQKLWPDIPVIVLSEDERLWERQPRPERVVGQWLKYDMRATAELALRLMPDTRRLAFVNGSSPWEQAQQERMLRELRPLLEQRGLEFIDLSGLSLAEMLERVGTLPADTVVLTFTFIIDSTGRPFVPREVASMLLAASNRPCFTVHETVLGMGFVGGVLVSYEAVGQQLGMLTARMLRGEQVDFSAPLAPAPVDHVTVDARALRRWGITPDRVPPGVRLAFEEPSLWERYRLYVLGAITVSALQTLMAVVLMVERRRRIRVQAELNERHRLEKLAEIEVRRGLDQLAHVSRVAALGEMTSSLAHELNQPLAAILVNAQAVRRLLDATPMDLVEVREAIGDIISDDKRAGEVIRRMRTLLKKGQPQDDVLSLNDLVREVARLVANDMQLRGAELHMVLAPSRPAVRGDGIQLQQVMLNLLINALEATSGVPAGQRHIWVRTTSSSQEQVELSVQDSGAGIEPSHLPHVFEPFYSTKKEGLGMGLSISRSIVVAHGGQLWAESPPGQGALLRCVLPVAPSNASP, from the coding sequence ATGTCTTGGCGCACGGCCTCCATCCTCTGTTTCTCGCTGCTGCTGGCACCCCAGGTGGTGGCCCAGGAGGCGCGTCCGGCCACGAAGTCCGTGCTCCTGCTCCTCCCCGAGGACATGGCCTTGCCCGCCATGACGGCGCTCGTCTCCAGTCTCCGCGCCTCCCTGTGGGAGTCCTGGGGTGGTCAGGTCAGCGTGGATATCGAGAGCTTGGATCTAGGCTGGTTCAGCGGGCCTGAATACGAACGAGCGCTCCTTGCCTGGTATCTGGTCAAGTACCGCGAGCGCCAGCCAGACGCACTCATCACCTTTCGCAGCGACACCATCCACCTGACGCTGGAGCTGCGCCAGAAGTTGTGGCCGGACATCCCTGTCATCGTCCTCTCCGAGGACGAGCGGCTGTGGGAGCGGCAACCTCGCCCGGAGCGGGTCGTGGGCCAGTGGCTGAAATACGACATGCGGGCCACGGCGGAGCTGGCCCTGCGGCTGATGCCGGACACGCGGCGGCTGGCGTTCGTCAACGGCTCCAGCCCCTGGGAGCAAGCTCAGCAGGAGCGGATGCTGCGAGAGCTGCGGCCCCTGCTGGAGCAGCGGGGATTGGAGTTCATTGACCTGAGCGGTCTGTCGCTGGCCGAGATGCTCGAGCGCGTGGGGACACTGCCGGCCGATACCGTCGTGCTGACCTTCACCTTCATCATCGATTCCACCGGGAGGCCCTTCGTGCCGCGCGAGGTCGCGAGCATGCTGCTGGCCGCCAGCAACCGGCCCTGCTTCACCGTCCACGAGACGGTCCTGGGCATGGGCTTCGTGGGTGGAGTCCTCGTCAGCTATGAGGCCGTCGGCCAACAACTGGGCATGCTCACCGCCCGCATGTTGCGCGGAGAGCAGGTTGACTTCAGCGCGCCCTTGGCGCCGGCGCCCGTGGACCATGTGACGGTCGACGCCCGCGCGCTGCGGCGCTGGGGCATCACCCCCGACAGGGTGCCTCCGGGGGTGCGGCTCGCCTTCGAGGAGCCCTCTCTCTGGGAGCGCTACCGCCTCTATGTCCTGGGTGCCATCACCGTCAGCGCCTTGCAGACGCTGATGGCCGTGGTGCTCATGGTGGAGCGCCGCCGCCGCATTCGCGTCCAGGCGGAGCTCAACGAGCGTCACCGCCTGGAAAAGCTCGCGGAAATAGAAGTGCGCCGCGGCCTGGATCAGTTGGCCCACGTCAGCCGGGTGGCGGCCCTGGGCGAGATGACCTCCTCGCTGGCCCACGAGCTCAACCAGCCCCTGGCCGCGATCCTCGTCAACGCCCAGGCCGTGCGTCGCCTGCTGGATGCCACCCCCATGGATCTGGTCGAGGTGCGCGAAGCCATCGGGGACATCATCTCCGACGACAAGCGGGCGGGCGAAGTCATCCGCCGCATGCGCACGCTGCTCAAGAAGGGGCAACCCCAGGATGACGTCCTCTCCCTCAATGACCTGGTACGCGAGGTGGCGCGCCTGGTGGCCAACGACATGCAGCTGCGCGGCGCGGAGCTGCACATGGTGCTGGCCCCTTCACGGCCCGCCGTGCGGGGGGATGGCATCCAGCTCCAGCAAGTGATGCTCAACCTGCTCATCAATGCCTTGGAGGCCACGAGCGGTGTCCCCGCGGGCCAGCGCCACATCTGGGTACGCACCACCTCCTCGAGCCAGGAGCAGGTGGAGCTGAGCGTGCAGGACTCGGGAGCGGGCATCGAGCCGTCGCATCTGCCCCACGTCTTCGAGCCCTTCTACTCCACCAAGAAGGAAGGGCTGGGCATGGGGCTGTCCATCAGCCGCTCCATCGTCGTGGCGCACGGCGGCCAGCTGTGGGCCGAGAGCCCCCCCGGGCAAGGCGCACTGCTACGGTGCGTCCTTCCCGTGGCCCCCTCGAATGCCTCTCCATGA
- a CDS encoding kelch repeat-containing protein encodes MRLAIASALLCLACSEASRRGDENPRGATATPQSLLAAATGQWRFAGSFAVARTDHTATLLYSGNVLVVGGDTGLDTGGDGSGTPTTSAQVYSPATDTWNSTDALDTARYDHTATRLDSGQVLVTGGYGPGGIRLTSAELYDPSTGMWSATGSMVTARERHTATLLPSGKVLVTGGHGPGGIRLDSAELYDPSTGRWSAAGSMATARERHTATLLPSGQVLITGGHGPSGALASAELYDPDTEKWSAAGFMATARLWHTATLLNSGQVLVAGGANSTHITSAELYDPAKGEWRPAGSMATARGAHTAALLPSGKVLVAGGYNATDQRLGRVEVYDPVTGDWSTTFSLSNARDRHTVTLLTSGQVLVTGGYGGAFKVYALNSAEVYIENTEARSSTGDLVLGRDSHVATLLPSGKVLVTGGFGAGGTRLSITELYDPATGQWSLTGALGTARVTQTATLLPSGKVLVTGGHGGSGPFSTGLSSAEVYDPAKGEWNPTGALATARYGHTATLLPSGKVLVTGGAGPGSTFLSSAEVYDPATGTWSPTGAMASARYGHTATLLPSGKVLVTGGHDTSAEVYDPATGTWSPTGAMASARERHTATLLPSGKVLVAGGGGTSVEVYDPAKGKWSLTGALATERKSHTATLLPSGKVLVTGGRGSYELDTAEVYDPDTGMWKQTNVTLVMARTYHTATLLPSGQVLVTGGSGLGGRVLSSTEVYVPGTGTWSPTGALATARAYHTATLLPSGKVLVAGGEGSEFVTLGSAEVYDPRTGTWSGTGALAVGREEHTATLLPSGKVLVVGGKDPTGTPFASVEVYEPATGTWSFTGSLSRARAYHTATLLPSGQVLVTGGFGSGAAALDSAEVYDPATGTWSATSALRMPRAMHRATLLPSGKVLVTGGLGTADSSNSAEVYDPLTGTWRSTGKLALGRRSHTATLMPSGGVLITGGLEMGESDNPEVYDPGTGTWLLMGVVLLDREDHGATLLPSGLVLFTGGGGDTFATVYDPGTRAWRSTGPSATARSGHTATLLPSGQVLVTGGWRLGVQASAELYEATQAPEAWRPVIDPPAAQRPEGAFSLTGSQLRGLSEASSGTAQSSAANLPQLSLLALEGGALSRVTSLDSLSDTEVTGQTPLVRKGYYILSVMTHALQGGQLVLMNGPGLAAPELTSPQPFVNTPHPLIAGTVKPGMRVVVWVDGTLAGDVVADGLGRWSFSPGTALADGLHRLEAVATDAVGNSSPVSKERHFTIDTVPSGGPVVTVPGAFVRTPRPEVAGTAEPGSTVVVRLDGAVAGTAVVGEQGAWSFTPGTALGDGLHLAEATVRDSAGNESTATIVRFAVDTVPPGAPVVTPPGAFVRTPRPELAGTTEPGSTVVVRLDGAMAGTAVVGEQGAWSFTPGTALGDGLHLVEATVRDSAGNESTATAVSFTVDTVPPGAPVVTAPGASATTERPLLSGKAEPGSTVRVWLGGDETKSETLRVDAAGDWQVLSRTTLEFGHHSVSAIAMDEAGNVSAPSTHRFTFQRSHYGWSCTASSSSPATWALVILALLPGRRRPRGSAEEDVGRFTRRR; translated from the coding sequence GTGAGGCTGGCCATTGCCTCGGCGCTGTTGTGTCTGGCGTGTAGCGAGGCGTCGCGGCGTGGGGACGAAAACCCGCGCGGCGCAACAGCCACCCCCCAGTCCTTGCTGGCCGCGGCCACCGGGCAGTGGAGGTTCGCCGGCTCCTTCGCCGTGGCCCGCACGGATCACACGGCGACGCTGCTGTACTCGGGGAACGTCTTGGTCGTCGGAGGCGATACCGGGCTGGACACCGGTGGCGATGGCTCAGGGACTCCCACCACGAGCGCGCAGGTGTATTCCCCCGCGACGGACACGTGGAACTCGACGGACGCTCTGGACACGGCCCGCTATGACCATACGGCAACGCGGTTGGACTCCGGCCAGGTGCTGGTCACCGGAGGCTATGGCCCAGGCGGTATCCGCCTGACCAGTGCGGAGCTGTACGACCCGTCCACGGGAATGTGGAGCGCCACGGGCTCCATGGTCACGGCCCGCGAGCGGCACACGGCGACGTTGTTGCCCTCTGGCAAGGTGCTGGTCACCGGAGGCCATGGCCCAGGCGGTATCCGCCTGGACAGCGCGGAGCTGTACGACCCGTCCACGGGAAGGTGGAGCGCCGCGGGCTCCATGGCCACGGCCCGTGAGCGGCACACGGCGACGCTGTTGCCCTCTGGCCAGGTGCTGATCACCGGAGGCCATGGCCCGAGCGGCGCCCTGGCCAGCGCGGAGCTGTACGATCCGGACACGGAAAAGTGGAGCGCCGCGGGCTTCATGGCCACGGCCCGCCTCTGGCACACGGCGACGCTGTTGAACTCCGGCCAGGTGCTGGTCGCGGGTGGCGCGAACAGCACCCACATCACCAGCGCGGAGCTGTACGACCCGGCCAAGGGAGAGTGGAGGCCCGCGGGCTCCATGGCCACGGCCCGCGGCGCGCACACGGCGGCCCTCTTGCCCTCGGGAAAGGTCCTGGTCGCGGGGGGCTACAACGCCACGGACCAACGGCTTGGCCGGGTGGAGGTGTACGACCCGGTCACAGGCGACTGGAGCACGACCTTTTCGCTGAGCAACGCCCGGGACAGGCACACGGTGACGCTGCTGACTTCCGGCCAGGTCCTCGTCACCGGAGGCTATGGGGGGGCGTTCAAGGTCTACGCCCTCAACAGCGCGGAGGTGTACATCGAGAACACGGAAGCGCGGAGCTCCACGGGCGACCTGGTTCTAGGCCGTGATAGCCATGTGGCGACGCTGTTGCCCTCTGGCAAGGTGCTGGTCACCGGAGGCTTTGGCGCAGGCGGCACGCGCCTTTCCATCACGGAGCTATATGACCCGGCGACGGGGCAGTGGAGCCTCACGGGCGCGCTAGGCACGGCCCGCGTCACCCAGACGGCGACGCTGCTGCCCTCTGGCAAGGTGCTGGTCACCGGAGGCCATGGAGGCTCTGGCCCATTCAGTACAGGTCTTTCCAGCGCGGAGGTGTACGACCCCGCGAAGGGGGAGTGGAACCCCACGGGCGCGTTGGCCACGGCCCGCTACGGCCACACGGCAACGCTGCTGCCCTCTGGCAAGGTGCTGGTCACCGGCGGCGCTGGCCCAGGCAGCACGTTCCTTTCCAGCGCGGAGGTGTACGACCCGGCGACGGGGACGTGGAGCCCCACGGGGGCCATGGCCTCGGCCCGCTACGGCCACACGGCAACGCTGCTGCCCTCTGGCAAGGTGCTGGTCACCGGAGGCCATGACACGAGCGCGGAGGTGTACGACCCGGCGACAGGGACGTGGAGCCCCACGGGGGCCATGGCCTCGGCCCGCGAGCGCCACACGGCGACGCTGCTGCCCTCGGGCAAGGTGCTGGTCGCCGGAGGCGGTGGCACGAGCGTGGAGGTGTACGACCCGGCCAAGGGGAAGTGGAGCCTCACGGGTGCGTTGGCCACGGAGCGCAAGTCACACACCGCGACGTTGTTGCCCTCCGGCAAGGTGCTGGTGACCGGAGGCAGGGGCTCTTACGAGCTCGACACCGCGGAGGTGTACGACCCGGACACGGGGATGTGGAAACAGACGAACGTCACCCTGGTCATGGCCCGCACCTACCACACGGCGACGCTGTTGCCTTCAGGGCAGGTGCTGGTCACCGGAGGTTCTGGCCTGGGCGGTCGCGTCCTCTCCAGCACGGAGGTGTACGTTCCGGGTACGGGGACGTGGAGTCCCACGGGGGCCCTGGCCACGGCCCGCGCCTACCACACGGCGACGTTGTTGCCCTCGGGCAAGGTGCTGGTCGCTGGCGGCGAGGGTTCGGAGTTCGTCACTCTCGGCAGCGCGGAGGTGTATGACCCGCGCACGGGGACGTGGAGCGGCACGGGGGCTCTGGCGGTGGGCCGTGAGGAGCACACGGCCACGCTGTTGCCTTCTGGCAAGGTGCTGGTCGTCGGCGGCAAAGATCCAACTGGCACACCGTTCGCCAGCGTGGAGGTGTACGAGCCGGCCACGGGGACATGGAGTTTCACGGGCTCCCTGTCCCGGGCCCGCGCCTACCACACGGCGACGCTGTTGCCTTCGGGTCAGGTGCTGGTCACCGGAGGTTTTGGCTCTGGCGCTGCCGCCCTGGACAGCGCGGAGGTGTATGACCCGGCGACGGGGACGTGGAGCGCCACGAGTGCTCTGCGCATGCCCCGTGCGATGCACAGGGCGACACTGTTGCCCTCCGGCAAGGTGCTGGTGACCGGTGGCCTGGGCACGGCCGATAGCTCGAATAGCGCGGAGGTGTATGACCCGCTCACGGGGACGTGGCGTTCCACGGGCAAACTGGCCCTCGGCCGTCGTTCTCACACGGCGACACTGATGCCTTCTGGCGGGGTGCTGATCACCGGAGGCTTGGAGATGGGCGAGAGCGACAACCCGGAGGTGTACGACCCTGGCACGGGGACCTGGCTCCTCATGGGTGTCGTGCTCCTGGACCGCGAAGACCACGGCGCGACGCTGTTGCCCTCCGGCCTGGTGCTGTTCACCGGAGGCGGGGGGGACACCTTCGCCACCGTGTACGATCCGGGCACGAGGGCGTGGCGCTCCACGGGGCCCTCGGCGACGGCCCGCTCGGGACACACCGCGACGCTGTTGCCCTCCGGCCAGGTGCTGGTCACCGGTGGTTGGAGACTGGGCGTCCAGGCCAGTGCGGAGCTGTACGAGGCCACGCAAGCTCCAGAGGCGTGGCGCCCGGTCATCGACCCACCGGCGGCGCAACGGCCGGAAGGAGCCTTCTCGCTCACGGGAAGCCAGTTGCGAGGTCTCTCGGAGGCGAGCAGCGGGACCGCGCAGAGTTCCGCCGCGAACCTTCCGCAGCTCAGCCTGTTGGCGCTGGAGGGAGGAGCGCTGAGCCGCGTCACATCCCTGGACTCGCTCTCGGACACGGAAGTGACCGGACAGACGCCTCTCGTGCGCAAGGGCTATTACATCCTGTCTGTCATGACGCATGCCCTCCAGGGGGGGCAACTGGTGCTCATGAACGGACCGGGTCTGGCCGCGCCCGAGCTCACCTCGCCACAGCCCTTCGTCAACACCCCACATCCCCTCATCGCCGGCACGGTGAAGCCCGGGATGAGGGTGGTGGTGTGGGTGGATGGGACGCTGGCGGGAGACGTCGTTGCCGACGGCCTGGGACGATGGAGCTTCTCCCCGGGCACCGCGCTGGCGGACGGACTCCACCGGCTCGAGGCCGTCGCAACGGATGCGGTGGGCAACTCCAGCCCCGTGTCCAAGGAACGGCACTTCACCATCGACACCGTGCCATCAGGAGGGCCCGTGGTAACGGTGCCCGGGGCCTTCGTCCGCACGCCCAGGCCGGAGGTGGCTGGAACGGCGGAGCCCGGGAGCACGGTGGTGGTGCGGCTGGATGGGGCCGTGGCCGGGACAGCCGTGGTGGGCGAGCAAGGGGCGTGGAGCTTCACCCCGGGCACCGCGCTGGGTGATGGGCTCCATCTGGCCGAGGCGACCGTCAGGGACAGCGCTGGCAATGAGAGCACCGCCACGATTGTCCGCTTCGCGGTGGACACCGTGCCACCAGGAGCGCCCGTGGTGACGCCGCCCGGGGCCTTCGTCCGCACGCCCAGGCCGGAGTTGGCGGGAACGACGGAGCCCGGGAGCACGGTGGTGGTGCGGCTGGATGGGGCCATGGCCGGGACAGCCGTGGTGGGTGAGCAAGGGGCGTGGAGCTTCACCCCGGGCACCGCGCTGGGTGACGGGCTCCATCTGGTCGAGGCGACCGTCAGGGACAGCGCTGGCAATGAGAGCACCGCCACGGCCGTCAGCTTCACGGTGGACACCGTGCCGCCAGGCGCGCCCGTGGTGACCGCGCCCGGAGCCTCCGCCACCACCGAGAGGCCCCTCCTCTCTGGCAAGGCGGAGCCTGGCAGCACGGTGAGGGTGTGGCTGGGCGGCGATGAGACGAAATCCGAGACGCTCCGCGTGGACGCAGCGGGAGATTGGCAAGTCCTTTCACGCACCACGCTGGAGTTCGGGCATCACTCCGTCTCCGCCATCGCCATGGATGAAGCAGGCAATGTCAGTGCTCCCTCCACGCACCGGTTCACCTTCCAGAGGAGCCATTATGGCTGGAGTTGCACGGCGTCCTCCTCCTCCCCCGCGACCTGGGCCCTGGTGATACTGGCTTTGTTGCCCGGCAGACGCAGGCCGCGGGGAAGCGCTGAAGAAGACGTAGGCCGCTTCACGCGGCGCAGGTGA
- a CDS encoding glycosyltransferase: MPPPVVTVLLPARNAERTVARAVESLLEGTLREIRVLAVDDGSTDGTRAVLEGLAARDARVEVLEGGGRGLVAALNLALAHATSPYVARMDADDEALPRRLEASVAALEADPGLGGVGTGVELFREDQPVSPSMRDYAAWLNGLTTPERLHRERFVESPICHPSVCLRREAVVAAGGWEHGDFPEDYDLWLKLIHRGHGMHNVPEVLLRWRDSTERLTRTDPRYAHKRFIWVKARYLARSREVAGRPLMVWGTGPGGLTLTRFLLEQGARVERFIDVHPRKVGTRIHGIPVDAPESLGAPPEDRHLIAAVGVRGIREEIRAALTALGWVEGVHFTCAA, encoded by the coding sequence ATGCCGCCTCCGGTCGTCACCGTCCTCCTGCCCGCCCGAAACGCCGAGCGCACCGTGGCGCGCGCCGTGGAGAGCCTGCTCGAAGGGACTCTGCGTGAAATCCGGGTGCTCGCGGTGGATGACGGCTCGACGGACGGGACGCGCGCGGTGCTCGAGGGGCTGGCGGCGCGGGATGCCCGGGTGGAGGTGCTGGAGGGGGGTGGCCGGGGGCTGGTGGCCGCGCTCAACCTGGCCCTCGCCCATGCCACCTCGCCCTACGTGGCGCGGATGGACGCGGACGACGAGGCGCTGCCCCGGCGCCTGGAGGCGAGCGTCGCGGCCCTGGAGGCGGATCCGGGCCTGGGCGGCGTGGGCACCGGCGTGGAGCTGTTCCGGGAGGATCAGCCGGTGAGCCCCTCGATGAGGGACTACGCGGCGTGGCTCAACGGGCTCACCACACCCGAGCGGCTGCACCGTGAGCGCTTCGTGGAGAGCCCCATCTGCCACCCCTCGGTGTGCCTGCGGCGGGAGGCGGTGGTGGCGGCGGGCGGGTGGGAGCACGGCGACTTCCCGGAGGACTATGACCTGTGGCTGAAGCTCATCCACCGGGGCCACGGGATGCACAACGTGCCCGAGGTGCTGTTGCGCTGGAGGGACAGCACGGAGCGGCTGACGCGCACGGACCCGAGGTATGCGCACAAACGCTTCATCTGGGTGAAGGCGCGCTACCTGGCGCGCAGCCGCGAGGTGGCGGGGAGGCCCCTGATGGTGTGGGGCACGGGTCCGGGAGGGCTCACGCTCACGCGCTTCCTGCTGGAGCAGGGAGCACGGGTGGAGCGCTTCATCGACGTGCACCCGCGCAAGGTGGGCACGCGCATCCACGGGATTCCGGTGGACGCGCCGGAGTCGCTGGGAGCGCCGCCGGAGGACAGGCACCTCATCGCGGCGGTGGGCGTGCGCGGCATCCGCGAGGAGATTCGAGCGGCCCTCACCGCGCTCGGCTGGGTGGAGGGCGTGCACTTCACCTGCGCCGCGTGA